In Rana temporaria chromosome 3, aRanTem1.1, whole genome shotgun sequence, a single window of DNA contains:
- the LOC120933757 gene encoding uncharacterized protein LOC120933757: MLSPAEETDKPTESQQVRSSSRERSLTEKGKEMHEETVKKNLKAFNKVCNSWKELAKECRTKLKGFCSTEDLNTRLKEIKAKEALVHQQYESMCQNNSTTPYVVKKMDACTALTAEICNLISKRLENVDEIFNDQLEKERVRMVLNKEEHESVFGNSETETVLSESLPDSNASSRATSRSSKRADAEADLAAKIEQAKATQQMREEQAKLNKLEAEIKLKLDEEKTRLQQLQAENEVKVAAARVKAYTAYDSLDIYEQETDHKVQYLCQNNEPRNSLNPKAVPFQPSNTPLGVSRPNEEVSLTPGLASLLISNRLPIPEPTVFTGDPLKFIDWKISFMALIDQKPLPVCEKMLYLKRYLGGEARKAVEGFFYRNSEDAYLGAWGILQDRYGGPFIVQRAFRERLAKWPKISANDPVALREFADFLQGCVEAIPHVKGLAILNDCEENHKLLKKLPEWIVRRWGRIAVDELDKSQEYPTFARFTEFLQREAKIACNPIASPFLLSTKTTDERIPKRAKALNTSTQMKPSTFNVPNISASRPKPPCLVCKDETHGVAKCLTFAAKTIDEKRAFIHENHLCFGCLRKGHTTKDCKGRHTCSICSRRHPTCLHIQRDTEPVKASNDDSVGMRNKANDNVPKVMSHTLTRHTSATSCIVPVLLSATTEPQREILTYALLDTQSDSTFILADLVSKLSVSTKPLQLRLSTMTAVDTVISSQIAHGLQVRGFNSEVQVQLRQAYTRDFIPVDKSHIPTKETALQWSHLKHLANKLQPLQDCEVGLLIGYDCPSALAPLEVVIGSENEPFAQKTMLGWSIVGSANPHLDRQGSQSFVHRVAVKEMPMPPVADVLKALEMDFIERNYEDKYVSQDDVRFVQFLSETIMKRKDGHYEMPLPFKDNSQLALPNNKRLALIRLHHLKKRLKGNRQYHEHYTAFMEETIRKGDAEPAPSLSEEETVWYIPHHGVYHPKKPDKLRVVFDCSAKFKGISLNDTLLTGPDLINSLVGVLCRFRKEAVAVICDIEKMFHQFYIPSEMRNYLRFLWWENGQLETEPKEYRMAVHLFGASSSPGCANFGLKYLARQHKSEHPSASAFIEKNFYVDDGLTSVPTVSEASNLILETQGLCKNAGLRLHKFNSNKRDVLSCIAPSERATTSVPVKLSPDSTTEGQVLGIQWSIENDTFSFSADIKHQPSTRRGILSVVASLYDPLGFIAPFILSGKCILQELCRRGISWDEALPESLCPRWEAWKSSLQALREIKIPRCYHPPDFGNRMKVELHHFSDASNIGYGACSYLRYKNDRDQVHCSFVMAKARVAPTKIVSIPRLELSAAVTAARLSVMLKAELEIEIDKEFFWTDSQVVLAYINNEARRFHVFVANRVQLIREITDPTQWHYVDTTQNPADHASRGLHVADISTSSWLSGPSFLWRSEVHASSSSSAELIVGDPEVKPVTTLASQANEQTDTLNRLSRFSSWSMLIKVIARIRRIKTKTYHCSNLVSVEERKEAGEVVIGLVQQQVFPQELKLLQRGDSLPSSSPLSCLDPILVQGLLRVGGRLSRSTLSQETKHPVILPKEGHITQLILSHYHAAIHHQGRSQTLTELRANGFWVLGGSKSVAKLIHKCVQCRKLRRPTEEQRMSELPEERVEVSAPFTYCGMDCFGPFITKQGRKEYKRYGLIFTCFSSRAVHIEMLEDLSTDSFINALRCFISLRGAVCQLHCDQGTNFTGAKNELKEALKQCDTKALETFLADKQCEFIFNAPSASHAGGVWERQIRTIRNVLNATTVQCSSRLDDASLRTLFYEAMAIVNSRPLTVDGINDPKAPEPLTPNHLILMKSKVALPPPGKFVKEDVYAAKRWRRVQYLAEQFWSRWKREYLMSVSTRQKWHTPRRNLKVNDIVIIKDDMSPRCQWQLGRVIETTIEKDDLVRRVKVLVGDRRLQDKKDYVSKPSIIERPIQKLVVLIESK, encoded by the coding sequence ATGTTGTCACCTGCTGAAGAAACAGACAAACCCACAGAGTCACAACAGGTACGATCCAGCTCTAGAGAGCGAAGCCTAACAGAAAAGGGCAAAGAAATGCACGAAGAAACAGTTAAGAAAAATTTAAAGGCATTCAACAAGGTGTGCAACTCTTGGAAGGAGCTAGCAAAGGAATGTAGGACAAAGTTAAAAGGTTTCTGCTCAACTGAAGACCTTAATACAAGATTGAAAGAGATTAAAGCCAAAGAAGCGTTAGTGCACCAACAGTATGAGTCCATGTGCCAAAATAATTCCACTACCCCGTACGTTGTTAAGAAAATGGATGCATGCACCGCGTTAACGGCTGAAATCTGCAACCTCATCAGCAAGCGGCTAGAGAATGTAGATGAAATCTTTAACGATCAACTTGAGAAGGAAAGGGTGAGGATGGTGCTTAATAAAGAAGAGCATGAGTCAGTCTTTGGAAACTCAGAAACAGAAACTGTCCTCTCAGAGTCATTACCAGACTCCAACGCAAGCTCAAGAGCCACTTCCAGATCTAGCAAACGCGCTGACGCAGAAGCAGATCTTGCAGCCAAAATAGAACAGGCAAAGGCGACGCAACAGATGCGCGAGGAGCAAGCTAAGCTGAACAAACTAGAGGCAGAAATTAAACTGAAGTTGGATGAGGAAAAGACAAGACTACAACAGCTACAAGCAGAAAATGAAGTCAAGGTAGCTGCAGCAAGAGTGAAAGCCTACACCGCTTACGATAGTCTTGATATTTACGAACAGGAGACAGACCACAAGGTGCAATACCTCTGCCAAAATAATGAACCACGAAACTCATTGAATCCAAAGGCTGTGCCATTTCAACCTTCAAATACACCACTTGGGGTGTCAAGACCAAATGAAGAAGTTAGTCTAACCCCAGGACTTGCAAGTCTGCTTATCTCCAACCGTCTCCCTATACCTGAACCAACTGTATTCACAGGTGATCCTTTGAAGTTCATAGATTGGAAGATATCCTTTATGGCGCTGATTGATCAGAAACCACTCCCTGTGTGCGAAAAAATGCTGTACTTGAAGAGGTATCTAGGTGGTGAAGCTCGTAAGGCAGTGGAAGGGTTCTTCTACCGAAATTCAGAAGATGCCTATCTAGGTGCTTGGGGAATCCTACAGGACAGGTATGGAGGTCCATTCATAGTGCAAAGAGCCTTCAGAGAAAGGTTGGCTAAATGGCCAAAGATATCAGCAAATGACCCTGTAGCATTAAGAGAGTTTGCAGATTTCCTTCAAGGTTGTGTGGAGGCCATTCCTCATGTTAAAGGCCTAGCTATTCTAAATGATTGTGAAGAAAACCACAAGCTTCTCAAGAAACTGCCTGAATGGATCGTGCGCAGATGGGGTCGCATCGCCGTGGACGAGCTGGACAAGTCCCAAGAATACCCAACCTTTGCTCGTTTCACAGAGTTCCTGCAAAGGGAAGCTAAGATTGCATGCAACCCCATTGCCTCTCCTTTTCTCCTCAGTACCAAGACTACAGATGAGAGAATTCCCAAGAGAGCCAAGGCGCTCAACACAAGCACTCAAATGAAGCCCTCTACCTTCAACGTTCCAAATATCTCAGCTTCAAGACCGAAACCACCTTGCCTAGTCTGCAAAGACGAAACACACGGTGTCGCTAAATGTCTGACTTTTGCGGCAAAGACCATCGATGAAAAGAGGGCCTTTATTCACGAAAACCATCTCTGTTTTGGTTGCTTAAGAAAGGGCCACACTACAAAAGACTGCAAAGGAAGACACACGTGTAGCATATGCAGTCGACGTCATCCAACCTGTTTGCACATACAGAGAGACACTGAGCCTGTCAAGGCATCAAACGATGATTCAGTAGGCATGAGAAATAAGGCAAACGACAACGTTCCCAAAGTTATGTCCCATACTTTGACAAGACATACGTCTGCCACATCCTGCATTGTTCCAGTTCTGTTGTCAGCTACTACGGAGCCTCAGAGGGAAATCCTCACTTATGCCTTACTTGACACACAGAGTGATTCAACCTTTATTCTGGCAGACCTGGTATCGAAGTTAAGTGTGAGCACCAAGCCATTACAGCTAAGGCTCAGCACAATGACAGCGGTTGACACAGTTATTTCAAGCCAAATTGCTCACGGTCTGCAAGTGCGTGGCTTCAACTCCGAAGTTCAAGTCCAACTCCGTCAAGCCTATACAAGAGATTTCATTCCAGTAGATAAGTCTCACATCCCCACTAAGGAGACTGCACTCCAGTGGTCACACCTCAAACACTTGGCAAACAAGTTACAGCCACTTCAAGATTGCGAAGTAGGACTACTGATCGGTTATGACTGCCCATCAGCACTGGCTCCCTTGGAGGTTGTTATCGGCTCCGAAAATGAACCCTTCGCTCAAAAAACTATGCTCGGCTGGAGCATTGTAGGATCAGCAAATCCACATCTTGATAGACAGGGTAGCCAGAGCTTCGTACACAGAGTCGCAGTGAAAGAAATGCCAATGCCGCCGGTCGCTGATGTGTTAAAGGCTTTAGAAATGGACTTCATTGAAAGAAATTATGAAGATAAGTACGTGTCTCAAGATGATGTTCGCTTCGTGCAGTTTCTCTCGGAAACTATAATGAAAAGGAAAGATGGACACTACGAGATGCCGTTACCCTTCAAAGACAACAGTCAACTGGCACTACCAAACAATAAGAGGCTGGCCCTTATTCGACTTCATCATCTAAAGAAAAGATTAAAGGGAAATAGACAGTACCATGAACACTACACTGCATTCATGGAAGAAACAATCAGAAAAGGTGATGCAGAACCAGCCCCTTCATTATCAGAGGAAGAGACAGTGTGGTACATCCCACATCACGGGGTTTATCACCCCAAGAAGCCAGACAAGTTAAGAGTTGTCTTTGATTGTTCAGCAAAGTTCAAAGGCATCTCCCTAAACGATACCTTGCTGACAGGTCCCGACCTGATAAACTCTCTAGTGGGAGTCCTCTGTCGCTTCAGGAAGGAAGCAGTTGCTGTGATATGCGACATTGAAAAGATGTTCCATCAGTTCTATATCCCCTCAGAAATGCGCAATTACTTAAGGTTCCTTTGGTGGGAGAACGGTCAGTTGGAAACAGAACCGAAAGAATACAGAATGGCAGTTCACCTTTTCGGTGCCAGCTCCTCTCCAGGATGTGCCAATTTCGGCCTTAAGTATCTTGCACGACAACACAAGTCAGAACATCCCTCAGCATCAGCCTTCATCGAGAAGAACTTTTATGTCGACGACGGCCTAACTAGCGTTCCAACAGTCAGCGAAGCTTCGAATCTAATCCTCGAAACTCAAGGATTATGTAAAAATGCCGGCCTACGACTGCATAAGTTCAACTCTAATAAAAGGGACGTCCTGTCCTGTATAGCTCCGTCAGAAAGAGCAACAACTAGTGTACCTGTCAAACTTAGCCCAGACTCAACAACAGAAGGACAAGTACTTGGCATTCAGTGGTCAATTGAAAACGACACCTTCAGTTTCAGTGCTGACATAAAGCATCAACCCTCAACTCGTCGTGGTATCCTGTCAGTCGTAGCCTCCCTTTATGATCCTCTAGGCTTCATAGCCCCCTTCATACTGAGTGGCAAGTGCATTCTCCAAGAGCTTTGCCGCAGAGGCATCAGTTGGGATGAAGCACTTCCTGAGAGCTTATGTCCACGGTGGGAGGCTTGGAAGAGTAGTCTGCAAGCTTTAAGGGAAATCAAGATACCCAGATGTTACCATCCCCCAGACTTTGGTAACAGAATGAAAGTGGAACTACACCACTTTTCCGATGCCAGCAACATAGGATATGGTGCCTGTTCGTACCTTAGGTACAAAAATGACAGAGATCAAGTCCATTGCAGCTTCGTAATGGCCAAGGCAAGAGTTGCACCAACGAAGATTGTGAGCATCCCAAGGCTTGAACTCTCAGCTGCCGTCACTGCAGCAAGGTTGAGTGTCATGTTGAAGGCAGAACTTGAAATAGAAATTGACAAAGAGTTCTTCTGGACAGACTCCCAAGTAGTCTTAGCCTATATCAATAACGAAGCAAGAAGGTTTCACGTGTTTGTAGCCAATCGTGTTCAACTCATAAGAGAGATTACAGATCCAACCCAGTGGCATTATGTGGATACGACACAAAACCCAGCCGACCATGCATCCAGGGGTCTACATGTAGCGGATATCTCCACCTCAAGTTGGTTATCTGGGCCTAGTTTCCTTTGGAGATCTGAAGTGCACGCATCTTCAAGCTCTTCAGCAGAACTAATTGTAGGCGACCCTGAAGTCAAACCTGTTACAACCCTTGCATCACAAGCCAATGAACAAACTGATACTCTAAATCGTCTGAGCAGGTTCTCCAGTTGGTCAATGCTCATTAAGGTGATTGCAAGAATCAGGAGAATAAAAACGAAGACGTATCACTGCAGCAATCTTGTGTCTGTGGAGGAACGTAAGGAGGCCGGGGAGGTAGTGATAGGTCTAGTTCAACAGCAAGTTTTCCCCCAAGAGCTAAAACTCCTTCAAAGAGGAGATAGTCTCCCAAGTTCAAGCCCTCTTAGCTGCCTTGACCCCATTCTGGTTCAAGGACTTCTTCGTGTTGGTGGAAGGCTCTCAAGATCAACTCTTAGTCAAGAAACAAAGCACCCAGTCATCCTCCCAAAAGAAGGGCACATTACCCAGTTAATCCTGTCCCACTATCATGCAGCCATTCATCACCAGGGCCGCAGCCAAACTCTAACAGAACTCAGAGCAAATGGATTTTGGGTGCTTGGTGGAAGCAAGTCAGTTGCCAAGTTAATACATAAATGTGTACAGTGTCGAAAGCTCCGGCGTCCCACAGAGGAACAGCGTATGTCAGAGCTCCCCGAAGAACGAgtagaagtttcagctccctttaCATACTGTGGTATGGACTGTTTTGGTCCCTTTATCACCAAACAAGGTCGAAAGGAATACAAGAGGTATGGTCTAATCTTCACATGCTTCTCCTCACGTGCAGTCCACATCGAAATGCTTGAAGATTTATCTACAGATTCCTTCATCAATGCCTTAAGGTGTTTCATCAGTTTAAGAGGAGCCGTTTGCCAACTTCACTGTGACCAAGGCACAAACTTCACAGGAGCAAAGAACGAACTTAAAGAAGCCCTGAAGCAATGTGACACAAAGGCACTAGAAACTTTCCTAGCTGATAAACAGTGTGAGTTTATCTTCAATGCTCCTTCCGCAAGTCATGCAGGTGGAGTCTGGGAACGTCAAATTAGAACCATTCGTAATGTGCTAAATGCTACAACAGTCCAATGTTCAAGTAGACTAGACGATGCTTCTCTTAGAACGCTATTTTATGAAGCCATGGCCATTGTTAACAGCCGTCCTTTAACTGTCGATGGAATCAATGACCCCAAGGCGCCAGAACCTCTAACTCCAAACCACCTCATCCTGATGAAATCCAAGGTTGCATTACCTCCACCTGGGAAATTCGTAAAGGAAGACGTATATGCAGCTAAACGGTGGCGTAGAGTGCAATATTTAGCAGAACAATTCTGGAGTCGGTGGAAAAGAGAATACCTCATGAGTGTTTCCACAAGACAGAAATGGCACACACCTCGACGTAACCTCAAAGTAAATGACATTGTCATAATCAAAGATGATATGTCTCCCAGATGCCAGTGGCAACTAGGACGTGTAATTGAAACTACAATAGAAAAGGATGATCTAGTTCGTCGAGTCAAGGTGTTAGTAGGTGACAGAAGATTGCAAGATAAGAAGGACTATGTATCAAAACCTTCAATTATTGAACGTCCTATTCAAAAGCTAGTAGTCCTCATAGAAAGCAAATAA